AGAGGATTGCGGGGGCCCTCACTCTGCTCACGGTCACGGTGCCGTCGGTCGACTGCCAACAACTGACGGGTATCCACGCGGCGGCACGGGATGGCGATGTCGCTCGCGTCGAAGGTTTGCTGGATCAGAATCCGGGTCTGGTCAGCGCCGCAGAGGCAGCTGGCTGGACGCCGCTGCACTTCGCGGCCCAAGCGGGTCACGAGGAGGTCGTTGCGCTGCTCCTGACCCGTGGAGCCGATATCGACGCCAAGCTGAAGAGCGGTGGCGGCTCACCGCTGCACGTGGCGGCAACGGCCGGTCGCCCGGCAATCGTCTCGCTCCTGCTCGAAGCCGGCGCCGGGGCGAACACGAACGATGACAACGAATGGACCCCGCTGCATCGAGCCGCGATCGGTGGCCACCGGCTCGTCGCCGAGCGGCTTCTCGAAGGCGGTGCGAACGCACACGCCTGGAGCAACACGAGCGTCACGCCGATCGATGAGGCCCGGCGGAGTGGCCATGTCGGGTTGTCCACGTTTCTGGAGTCCCGAGGCCGGTCGACTCTCCCATTAGCCGAGAGGTTCGCGGACGATTGTCCGTGGTCCAGCGGCGAGAACGCCAACTTCGCCTTCGGATGCGATTCAGGCGCGTACCGGTTGCATCTCGCGCTGGCCGGGCCCGTTCACGTGGCGCAGAACTTCGGCTGGGATGTGCCGAGCGTCATCAGCGAGGTGGACGCGACGGTGGAAAGTGGCCGAGGGACCGAGACCGGAAAAGC
This region of Vicinamibacteria bacterium genomic DNA includes:
- a CDS encoding ankyrin repeat domain-containing protein, which codes for MSPPAKPRSPGVIAERIAGALTLLTVTVPSVDCQQLTGIHAAARDGDVARVEGLLDQNPGLVSAAEAAGWTPLHFAAQAGHEEVVALLLTRGADIDAKLKSGGGSPLHVAATAGRPAIVSLLLEAGAGANTNDDNEWTPLHRAAIGGHRLVAERLLEGGANAHAWSNTSVTPIDEARRSGHVGLSTFLESRGRSTLPLAERFADDCPWSSGENANFAFGCDSGAYRLHLALAGPVHVAQNFGWDVPSVISEVDATVESGRGTETGKALVGLGCLASRRTGYVGIVNTNGSWAIMRLDGEFLQLAGSNDVNAVPGLATTNRLRIDCAREDSGGITITFFANDRTVAAVSDASGPDRFNGVFLYTDTFPGLVAFERFTARVPPGPDEEITK